Below is a window of Saccharopolyspora phatthalungensis DNA.
ATGTCACCGCGCAGCACGTTGAGCAACTGCGGCAACTCGTCGAGGCTGGTGCGCCGCAGCCAAGAACCAATCGAGGTGATGCGCGGATCGCCGTCCAGCTTGAAACTGCCGTCGACGGAGGTGTTCTCGCCGCGCAACTCGCGTGCGATCATGTCGCGCAGCGGTTCGTCGCTGGATCCCAGGCGCATGGTGCGGAACTTGTAGAGCGTGAACGGCTTTCCGCCCTGCCCGACCCGGCGTTGCCGGAACAGCGCCGGGCCTCGGCTGGTGAGGCGGATGATGCCGGCGACGATGAGCATCGCCGGCGCGAGCACGGCCAACCCGACGGCTGCGGCGATCACGTCGATTACGCGCAGCATG
It encodes the following:
- a CDS encoding sugar transferase; translated protein: MLRVIDVIAAAVGLAVLAPAMLIVAGIIRLTSRGPALFRQRRVGQGGKPFTLYKFRTMRLGSSDEPLRDMIARELRGENTSVDGSFKLDGDPRITSIGSWLRRTSLDELPQLLNVLRGDMALVGPRPCLEWEAAMFPPEFAERSAVKPGLTGLWQVSGRSTMGTLDMLRLDMVYVRSCSLQTDLGILARTLPSMLRGDGAR